The Lycium barbarum isolate Lr01 chromosome 12, ASM1917538v2, whole genome shotgun sequence genome includes a region encoding these proteins:
- the LOC132622205 gene encoding protein STRUBBELIG-RECEPTOR FAMILY 8 isoform X2 has translation MNRNSCKKDTLFSHLLVVVILAVFFNSWFVVEGNTDPNDLQALQVLYGSLNNPSQLANWKSNGGDPCGESWKGITCQASSVVSIRIPDLGLNGTLGYMLNGLTSLKNLDMSGNNIHDSIPYQLPPNLTSLNLANNNINGNIPYSIAGMFTLNYLNVSHNSLSQTIGDVFTNHSDLGALDLSSNNFSGDLPPSFSMLTNLSTLHLQNNQLSGSLNILVGLPLTNLYDGNSFANGPAPPPPPYTPPPPGRSRNNRNHSPPNSRTRPGSDGQPSSEDGDKKKGLTTGGIVGIALGSSLAILFALAALVFCFWRGKGKEIATRPSTGSRPVITDKVNTEVHEQRAKPAAAVADLKPPPTEKVTVEMIQGKNGSVRRVKSPITASSYTVAALQTATNSFSQENLIGEGSLGRVYKAEFPNGKIMAIKKIDSAALSLQEEDNFLEAVSNMSRLRHPNIVQLIGYCAEHGQRLLVYDHVANGSLHDMLHFADERSELLTWNARVRVALGTARALEYLHEVCLPSVVHRNFKSANILLDEELNPHLSDCGLAALNPNTERQVSSTQMIGSFGYSAPEFALSGIYTVKSDVYSFGVVMLELLTGRKPLDSSRVRSEQSLVRWATPQLHDIDALSKMVDPSLNGMYPAKSLSRFADIIALCVQPEPEFRPPMSEVVQALVRLMQRASVVKRRSSDESAFTYKTPDHETVDMP, from the exons ATGAATAGAAATAGCTGTAAGAAAGACACTCTTTTTTCCCATTTGCTAGTGGTGGTGATCTTGGCAGTGTTTTTTAACTCATGGTTTGTTGTGGAAGGGAACACTGATCCTAATGACT TGCAAGCTCTTCAGGTCTTGTATGGTTCACTGAATAATCCTTCGCAACTCGCTAATTGGAAGTCAAATGGTGGTGATCCCTGTGGTGAGTCTTGGAAAGGAATCACTTGTCAGGCCAGTTCTGTTGTTTCAAT TCGAATTCCTGATTTGGGACTAAATGGAACGTTGGGATACATGCTCAATGGTCTTACCTCGTTGAAGAACTT GGATATGAGCggcaacaacattcatgattcaattccatatCAGCTTCCACCCAATCTTACCAGCCT GAATCTTGCAAACAACAATATAAATGGCAACATCCCTTATTCCATTGCTGGCATGTTTACACTTAACTATCT GAATGTTAGCCATAATTCACTCTCGCAAACAATTGGAGATGTGTTCACCAACCACTCCGATCTGGGAGCCTT GGATCTGTCATCGAATAATTTCTCTGGAGATCTCCCTCCTTCATTCAGTATGTTGACAAATCTTTCCACACT CCATCTGCAGAACAATCAGCTAAGTGGCAGTCTCAATATCCTGGTTGGTCTACCTTTGACTAATTT ATATGATGGAAATTCTTTTGCAAATGGTCCAGCTCCACCCCCACCACCGTACACTCCACCACCTCCTGGAAGATCTCGCAACAACCGCAACCACTCTCCTCCTAATTCACGTACAAGACCAGGTTCTGATGGCCAACCATCTTCAGAAGATGGTGATAAAAAGAAGGGATTGACTACTGGAGGTATCGTTGGCATAGCTCTTGGATCTTCTCTTGCAATTCTTTTTGCTCTGGCAGCACTTGTATTTTGCTTCTGGAGGGGCAAGGGCAAGGAAATTGCTACAAGACCCTCTACAGGAAGTCGTCCAGTTATCACAGATAAAG TGAATACGGAGGTACACGAGCAAAGGGCAAAGCCTGCGGCGGCTGTAGCTGACTTGAAGCCTCCACCTACAGAAAAGGTGACAGTTGAAATGATACAAGGGAAGAATGGATCTGTAAGGAGAGTGAAATCTCCGATAACTGCATCTTCTTATACTGTTGCTGCATTGCAAACAGCAACAAACAGCTTCAGTCAAGAAAATCTCATTGGTGAAGGATCTCTTGGGCGTGTTTATAAGGCAGAGTTTCCTAATGGGAAG ATAATGGCCATCAAAAAGATCGACAGTGCAGCACTGTCGCTGCAGGAGGAAGATAACTTTCTCGAAGCTGTCTCAAATATGTCAAGGCTGAGACACCCAAACATTGTTCAGTTGATTGGATATTGTGCTGAGCATGGGCAGCGTCTTCTGGTTTATGACCATGTCGCAAATGGTAGCTTGCATGATATGCTGCACTTTGCTGATGAGAGGAGCGAATTGCTTACTTGGAATGCCCGGGTTAGAGTAGCACTTGGCACTGCTCGAGCTTTAGA GTACTTGCATGAAGTCTGTCTCCCTTCTGTTGTACATAGAAACTTCAAATCCGCAAATATTTTACTAGATGAAGAGCTCAATCCCCATTTATCAGATTGTGGGTTAGCAGCTTTGAATCCAAACACAGAACGGCAG GTGTCTTCCACACAGATGATTGGTTCATTCGGTTATAGCGCTCCTGAATTTGCTTTATCTGGAATATACACTGTAAAAAGTGATGTATACAGTTTTGGTGTGGTAATGTTGGAGCTACTGACAGGGAGGAAGCCACTTGATAG TTCAAGGGTGAGATCGGAGCAGTCACTTGTGAGATGGGCTACGCCTCAACTCCATGATATAGATGCCTTATCAAAAATGGTTGATCCTTCACTAAATGGCATGTATCCTGCAAAGTCTTTGTCTCGTTTTGCTGATATTATTGCGCTCTGTGTTCAG CCTGAACCTGAGTTTCGACCCCCAATGTCTGAAGTTGTGCAAGCACTGGTCCGGTTAATGCAAAGGGCGAGTGTTGTCAAAAGGCGATCCAGTGATGAATCAGCTTTCACATACAAGACTCCGGATCATGAGACGGTTGACATGCCATAA
- the LOC132622205 gene encoding protein STRUBBELIG-RECEPTOR FAMILY 8 isoform X1: MNRNSCKKDTLFSHLLVVVILAVFFNSWFVVEGNTDPNDLQALQVLYGSLNNPSQLANWKSNGGDPCGESWKGITCQASSVVSIRIPDLGLNGTLGYMLNGLTSLKNLDMSGNNIHDSIPYQLPPNLTSLNLANNNINGNIPYSIAGMFTLNYLNVSHNSLSQTIGDVFTNHSDLGALDLSSNNFSGDLPPSFSMLTNLSTLHLQNNQLSGSLNILVGLPLTNLNVAKNNFNGWIPNELLSIPNFIYDGNSFANGPAPPPPPYTPPPPGRSRNNRNHSPPNSRTRPGSDGQPSSEDGDKKKGLTTGGIVGIALGSSLAILFALAALVFCFWRGKGKEIATRPSTGSRPVITDKVNTEVHEQRAKPAAAVADLKPPPTEKVTVEMIQGKNGSVRRVKSPITASSYTVAALQTATNSFSQENLIGEGSLGRVYKAEFPNGKIMAIKKIDSAALSLQEEDNFLEAVSNMSRLRHPNIVQLIGYCAEHGQRLLVYDHVANGSLHDMLHFADERSELLTWNARVRVALGTARALEYLHEVCLPSVVHRNFKSANILLDEELNPHLSDCGLAALNPNTERQVSSTQMIGSFGYSAPEFALSGIYTVKSDVYSFGVVMLELLTGRKPLDSSRVRSEQSLVRWATPQLHDIDALSKMVDPSLNGMYPAKSLSRFADIIALCVQPEPEFRPPMSEVVQALVRLMQRASVVKRRSSDESAFTYKTPDHETVDMP; the protein is encoded by the exons ATGAATAGAAATAGCTGTAAGAAAGACACTCTTTTTTCCCATTTGCTAGTGGTGGTGATCTTGGCAGTGTTTTTTAACTCATGGTTTGTTGTGGAAGGGAACACTGATCCTAATGACT TGCAAGCTCTTCAGGTCTTGTATGGTTCACTGAATAATCCTTCGCAACTCGCTAATTGGAAGTCAAATGGTGGTGATCCCTGTGGTGAGTCTTGGAAAGGAATCACTTGTCAGGCCAGTTCTGTTGTTTCAAT TCGAATTCCTGATTTGGGACTAAATGGAACGTTGGGATACATGCTCAATGGTCTTACCTCGTTGAAGAACTT GGATATGAGCggcaacaacattcatgattcaattccatatCAGCTTCCACCCAATCTTACCAGCCT GAATCTTGCAAACAACAATATAAATGGCAACATCCCTTATTCCATTGCTGGCATGTTTACACTTAACTATCT GAATGTTAGCCATAATTCACTCTCGCAAACAATTGGAGATGTGTTCACCAACCACTCCGATCTGGGAGCCTT GGATCTGTCATCGAATAATTTCTCTGGAGATCTCCCTCCTTCATTCAGTATGTTGACAAATCTTTCCACACT CCATCTGCAGAACAATCAGCTAAGTGGCAGTCTCAATATCCTGGTTGGTCTACCTTTGACTAATTT AAATGTTGCAAAGAATAATTTTAATGGATGGATCCCGAATGAGCTCCTATCTATCCCTAACTTCAT ATATGATGGAAATTCTTTTGCAAATGGTCCAGCTCCACCCCCACCACCGTACACTCCACCACCTCCTGGAAGATCTCGCAACAACCGCAACCACTCTCCTCCTAATTCACGTACAAGACCAGGTTCTGATGGCCAACCATCTTCAGAAGATGGTGATAAAAAGAAGGGATTGACTACTGGAGGTATCGTTGGCATAGCTCTTGGATCTTCTCTTGCAATTCTTTTTGCTCTGGCAGCACTTGTATTTTGCTTCTGGAGGGGCAAGGGCAAGGAAATTGCTACAAGACCCTCTACAGGAAGTCGTCCAGTTATCACAGATAAAG TGAATACGGAGGTACACGAGCAAAGGGCAAAGCCTGCGGCGGCTGTAGCTGACTTGAAGCCTCCACCTACAGAAAAGGTGACAGTTGAAATGATACAAGGGAAGAATGGATCTGTAAGGAGAGTGAAATCTCCGATAACTGCATCTTCTTATACTGTTGCTGCATTGCAAACAGCAACAAACAGCTTCAGTCAAGAAAATCTCATTGGTGAAGGATCTCTTGGGCGTGTTTATAAGGCAGAGTTTCCTAATGGGAAG ATAATGGCCATCAAAAAGATCGACAGTGCAGCACTGTCGCTGCAGGAGGAAGATAACTTTCTCGAAGCTGTCTCAAATATGTCAAGGCTGAGACACCCAAACATTGTTCAGTTGATTGGATATTGTGCTGAGCATGGGCAGCGTCTTCTGGTTTATGACCATGTCGCAAATGGTAGCTTGCATGATATGCTGCACTTTGCTGATGAGAGGAGCGAATTGCTTACTTGGAATGCCCGGGTTAGAGTAGCACTTGGCACTGCTCGAGCTTTAGA GTACTTGCATGAAGTCTGTCTCCCTTCTGTTGTACATAGAAACTTCAAATCCGCAAATATTTTACTAGATGAAGAGCTCAATCCCCATTTATCAGATTGTGGGTTAGCAGCTTTGAATCCAAACACAGAACGGCAG GTGTCTTCCACACAGATGATTGGTTCATTCGGTTATAGCGCTCCTGAATTTGCTTTATCTGGAATATACACTGTAAAAAGTGATGTATACAGTTTTGGTGTGGTAATGTTGGAGCTACTGACAGGGAGGAAGCCACTTGATAG TTCAAGGGTGAGATCGGAGCAGTCACTTGTGAGATGGGCTACGCCTCAACTCCATGATATAGATGCCTTATCAAAAATGGTTGATCCTTCACTAAATGGCATGTATCCTGCAAAGTCTTTGTCTCGTTTTGCTGATATTATTGCGCTCTGTGTTCAG CCTGAACCTGAGTTTCGACCCCCAATGTCTGAAGTTGTGCAAGCACTGGTCCGGTTAATGCAAAGGGCGAGTGTTGTCAAAAGGCGATCCAGTGATGAATCAGCTTTCACATACAAGACTCCGGATCATGAGACGGTTGACATGCCATAA